A stretch of Triticum aestivum cultivar Chinese Spring chromosome 1D, IWGSC CS RefSeq v2.1, whole genome shotgun sequence DNA encodes these proteins:
- the LOC123159495 gene encoding uncharacterized protein, with protein MDRSRSEFQQTAGSKLKRESGKCRKRQPARGARWNQSTAVLAWTQLPTHLPRTASPQRTRRLRLRGLPLQKPSSTPVSRPYRHHRTGSKSPHPQQNAPPHTGRLHRGRGLPPLPLHGALPPWALIQRASVDESGAPASPRPSPALPSPPTSSTRAAPEPATASSSCASATPASTRTPSATSTPSQLRSLSWAGTDVDPEVVRFVCNALTGELYRLPDLDGTKRTSACRHLGLLTQSRAGDGPPDRYAVAEMFTAGDPEEEGDGGFVMRRFLSETGKWDKVTGLPSPLPAGRKMDIGNAVVAFGDRLWWIDDSWGAISVDPLSDRPELRFVELPRGSVLPDLDGMASTGILGSHRRIGVSEGKMQYVEVSKEKPYVISLFSLDDEGSSWTLDHETAFAPIWDDALLCSAPLEQMLAIGAINPLKANIVYLACGDKILGVDVVTKKITRISGLAIAVPDLPLLPCVLPTWLESSQIPSAGWSKKNTLKSEVSPNTVKRENLHVEIDLLK; from the exons ATGGATCGGTCACGGAGCGAATTCCAACAGACAGCTGGGTCAAAACTCAAAAGGGAGAGTGGGAAATGCCGAAAACGTCAGCCAGCACGGGGCGCTCGCTGGAACCAGTCCACAGCAGTCCTCGCGTGGACCCAACTCCCAACCCACCTCCCCCGTACCGCAAGTCCGCAACGCACTCGGCGGCTGAGGCTCCGCGGGCTCCCACTCCAAAAACCCTCCTCCACTCCAGTCTCTAGGCCGTACCGCCACCACCGCACCGGCTCCAAATCGCCCCACCCGCAGCAGAATGCTCCGCCGCATACCGGGCGCCTTCACCGTGGCCGCGGGCTTCCGCCGCTCCCTCTGCACGGCGCGCTCCCGCCGTGGGCCCTGATCCAGCGCGCGTCGGTGGACGAGTCCGGGGCGCCGGCGAGCCCCCGTCCGTCGCCGGCCTTACCTTCCCCGCCCACCTCGTCCACCCGCGCCGCCCCGGAGCCGGCGACGGCCTCCTCCTCGTGCGCTTCTGCCACGCCCGCCTCGACGCGCACGCCCTCGGCGACCTCGACGCCCTCCCAGCTGCGCAGCCTCTCCTGGGCCGGCACGGACGTGGACCCGGAGGTGGTCCGCTTCGTCTGCAACGCGCTCACCGGCGAGCTCTACCGCCTCCCGGACCTCGACGGCACCAAGAGGACCTCCGCCTGCCGCCACCTCGGCCTCCTCACCCAGTCCCGAGCCGGTGACGGGCCGCCTGACAGGTACGCGGTGGCCGAGATGTTTACTGCCGGAgacccggaggaggagggggacgggGGCTTCGTCATGCGCCGGTTTCTCTCGGAGACGGGGAAGTGGGACAAAGTGACGGGCTTGCCGTCCCCGCTGCCCGCTGGGCGGAAGATGGACATCGGCAACGCCGTGGTGGCCTTCGGCGACCGCCTGTGGTGGATCGACGACAGCTGGGGTGCCATCTCGGTGGACCCCCTCAGCGACCGTCCGGAGCTCCGGTTCGTCGAGCTGCCCAGAGGCAGCGTGCTCCCTGACCTGGACGGCATGGCGTCGACGGGGATATTGGGCAGCCACCGGCGCATAGGGGTCAGCGAGGGGAAGATGCAGTACGTCGAGGTGTCCAAGGAGAAGCCGTATGTGATCAGCttgttctcgctcgacgacgagggCAGCTCCTGGACGCTGGACCATGAGACGGCGTTTGCTCCAATTTGGGATGATGCACTCCTCTGTTCGGCACCCTTGGAGCAAATGCTGGCAATTGGCGCCATCAACCCACTCAAAGCCAACATCGTGTACCTTGCCTGCGGCGACAAAATTCTTGGCGTCGATGTGGTTACTAAGAAGATAACTAGGATTTCTGGTCTAGCTATAGCTGTGCCAGATCTCCCCCTACTACCATGTGTGCTTCCAACCTGGCTGGAATCAAGCCAAATTCCATCTGCAG GTTGGAGCAAGAAAAACACCCTTAAAAGTGAGGTATCGCCAAACACTGTCAAAAGGGAGAATTTGCATGTCGAAATAGATTTGTTGAAATGA